From Neobacillus sp. PS2-9, the proteins below share one genomic window:
- a CDS encoding ABC transporter ATP-binding protein translates to MSYIIKTNQLTKTYKDKDVVSNVNMKVKKGEIYGFLGPNGAGKTTIMKMLTNLVKPTSGEIEIFGEKLTNTSYEVLKRLGSIIEYPVFYDRLTARENLELHCEYMGYYDKKAIDQALDLVKLANIEDKPVKDFSLGMKQRLGIARAIITKPELLILDEPINGMDPVGIKELRNLFQMLCREYGMTLLISSHILGEIEQIADTIGVISDGKLIKEVPMSEIQEQNTEYLELAVHDVKKALYVLEEVLKFTNFKVVEEGRFRIYETGISQAEISKTLILNGVMIEELSKKNHSLEDYFLTIINGGGISA, encoded by the coding sequence ATGAGCTACATCATCAAAACGAATCAACTAACAAAAACATATAAAGACAAGGACGTTGTATCAAATGTCAATATGAAGGTGAAAAAAGGAGAAATCTACGGATTCCTCGGACCAAATGGTGCCGGTAAAACCACGATTATGAAAATGCTCACCAATCTAGTGAAGCCGACAAGCGGTGAGATTGAAATCTTTGGTGAGAAACTTACCAATACGTCCTATGAAGTACTAAAGCGGTTGGGCAGCATTATTGAATATCCTGTTTTCTACGATCGACTAACAGCAAGAGAGAACCTGGAGCTTCATTGCGAATATATGGGCTACTACGACAAAAAGGCAATTGATCAAGCGTTGGACTTAGTGAAATTAGCTAATATTGAGGATAAGCCAGTTAAAGACTTCTCACTTGGTATGAAGCAGCGTCTCGGAATCGCACGTGCCATTATTACCAAACCGGAATTGTTAATCTTAGATGAACCCATTAACGGAATGGATCCAGTCGGCATAAAAGAACTACGTAATCTTTTTCAAATGCTATGCCGTGAATATGGCATGACTCTATTGATCTCTTCTCATATCCTCGGTGAAATTGAACAGATTGCCGATACCATCGGGGTAATTAGTGACGGTAAGTTAATTAAAGAGGTTCCAATGTCCGAAATTCAAGAGCAAAATACAGAATATCTTGAGCTTGCCGTTCATGATGTGAAAAAAGCCCTTTATGTATTGGAGGAAGTCCTTAAGTTTACTAATTTTAAAGTAGTAGAAGAGGGACGTTTCCGCATCTATGAAACAGGAATCTCTCAAGCAGAAATTTCTAAAACGCTTATTTTAAATGGAGTTATGATTGAAGAACTTAGTAAGAAGAACCATTCACTAGAAGATTATTTCTTAACAATTATTAATGGGGGCGGTATTAGTGCGTAA
- a CDS encoding D-2-hydroxyacid dehydrogenase, with protein MQKRKLVITHNLDQDHINLLENILPDWELLIGKDKEVWQEHLQEAEIIAGWKKGLEEEILAPQSKLKWLQTWSAGVNNLPLDELNNRNITVTSANGVHAYPISETIFALMLGLTRKLHTYVKNQQTKTWHHAHMGLEMHEKTVGIIGVGEIGKETAKIAKAFGMNVLGVRHSGQPADYVDEMYTPDQLDVLLPKCDYVVVTLPLTNETHRLFSAEQFKQMKSSAFFINIGRGEIVVEDELIQALKDGIIAGAGLDVFEKEPLTTESPLWEMENVIITPHTSGSTEHYNKRVIENILIPNLKEYLAGNIPPINRVDFTKGY; from the coding sequence ATGCAAAAAAGGAAGCTAGTAATCACCCATAATTTAGATCAAGACCATATCAATCTACTGGAAAATATCTTACCTGACTGGGAGTTACTCATCGGTAAGGACAAAGAAGTTTGGCAGGAACATTTGCAAGAGGCCGAAATTATCGCTGGCTGGAAAAAAGGATTGGAAGAAGAGATTCTTGCCCCGCAATCCAAGCTTAAATGGCTGCAAACCTGGAGTGCTGGTGTGAATAACTTGCCACTAGATGAATTAAACAATAGAAACATAACAGTTACCAGTGCCAATGGTGTTCATGCGTATCCTATTTCCGAAACGATTTTCGCCCTGATGCTAGGCCTAACACGTAAGCTGCATACATATGTCAAAAACCAGCAAACAAAAACTTGGCACCATGCCCATATGGGACTAGAAATGCACGAAAAAACAGTGGGGATTATTGGCGTTGGTGAGATTGGCAAAGAAACAGCCAAGATTGCCAAGGCCTTTGGAATGAACGTCCTTGGTGTCAGGCACTCAGGACAGCCAGCAGACTATGTTGATGAAATGTATACACCAGACCAATTAGACGTATTGCTCCCTAAGTGTGATTATGTGGTGGTGACGTTACCTCTTACGAACGAAACTCATCGGTTATTTAGTGCAGAACAATTTAAGCAAATGAAGTCTTCTGCCTTTTTCATTAATATTGGTCGAGGTGAAATTGTGGTGGAAGATGAGCTCATTCAGGCATTGAAGGATGGAATTATTGCCGGTGCTGGATTAGATGTATTTGAAAAAGAACCTCTCACAACAGAGAGCCCATTATGGGAAATGGAGAACGTCATCATTACCCCGCACACTTCCGGTTCTACTGAGCATTATAATAAGCGGGTCATTGAAAATATCCTTATCCCTAACTTAAAGGAATATCTAGCAGGAAACATCCCGCCAATTAACCGGGTTGATTTTACAAAAGGATATTAA
- a CDS encoding 3-hydroxyacyl-CoA dehydrogenase → MDMQACRAIVTGGASGLGEATVRNIVGKGGKAVIFDQSEENGKRLKNELGEAVLFLKADVTKEEDIQEAVNKAADFLGEVNTVVNCAGIGIAEKVIGRNGAHNLALFSKVINVNLIGTFNVIRIATEKMSSNEVNESNERGVIINTASVAAFDGQIGQAAYSASKGGIVGMTLPIARELARYGIRVMTIAPGLFHTPMFDTLPQEARDSLGKMVPFPPRLGYPTEYAQLVQSIIENPMLNGETIRLDGAIRMQPK, encoded by the coding sequence ATGGATATGCAAGCTTGTCGTGCCATAGTTACAGGCGGGGCTTCAGGACTTGGAGAAGCGACTGTGCGGAACATTGTAGGCAAAGGCGGAAAAGCGGTTATTTTTGACCAGTCTGAAGAAAATGGGAAGCGGCTCAAAAATGAGTTAGGGGAAGCAGTTTTATTTTTGAAGGCAGATGTCACGAAGGAAGAGGACATCCAGGAAGCGGTTAATAAAGCGGCTGACTTTTTAGGAGAAGTAAATACGGTTGTAAACTGTGCGGGAATTGGGATTGCTGAGAAAGTCATCGGCAGAAATGGAGCTCATAACCTAGCTCTTTTTTCAAAGGTCATCAATGTCAATTTGATTGGGACCTTCAATGTGATTAGGATTGCTACTGAGAAAATGTCGAGCAACGAAGTGAATGAGTCTAACGAAAGAGGCGTGATTATCAATACTGCCTCTGTGGCTGCCTTTGACGGTCAAATCGGGCAGGCTGCCTATAGTGCATCAAAAGGTGGGATTGTCGGTATGACCTTACCAATTGCAAGAGAGCTAGCACGATACGGAATTCGTGTGATGACGATTGCACCGGGGCTTTTCCACACACCAATGTTTGATACTCTTCCTCAAGAAGCGAGAGATTCACTTGGAAAAATGGTGCCGTTCCCACCAAGGCTTGGCTATCCAACCGAGTATGCCCAGCTCGTCCAAAGTATCATTGAAAACCCAATGCTAAACGGTGAAACCATCAGACTAGATGGAGCGATTAGGATGCAGCCGAAATAA
- a CDS encoding MBL fold metallo-hydrolase: MEYIFKVVKDNVYVLAVWDESWRSYNNCYFIVEGQSVTLIDSGKQQHAVFIEQALHSIGKSVDDVILCLATHGHEDHVQAASIFKHAKKVIHLNEKETIECLEPDQFLYELPSDGHYGEFDCQLVGYHTPGSVIFYHKPSKILFTGDFLCFFGDPLSPDGLVSAGPELREEWLMYLRNGGVLDKHLPPFLSGLEILSRFNPEAMCSGHGGVLTGEINEFILALLKAGEKLLETAQLTE, from the coding sequence GTGGAGTATATTTTTAAAGTGGTAAAAGATAATGTATATGTGCTAGCAGTTTGGGATGAGAGCTGGCGCTCGTATAATAACTGTTATTTTATAGTAGAAGGACAATCGGTTACGTTGATTGATTCGGGGAAACAACAGCACGCTGTGTTCATAGAGCAGGCATTACACAGTATTGGAAAGTCAGTCGATGATGTGATTCTTTGCTTGGCTACACATGGGCATGAGGATCATGTACAAGCAGCCTCAATTTTTAAACATGCAAAAAAAGTGATTCATCTAAATGAGAAAGAAACAATAGAATGTCTTGAACCTGATCAATTTTTATATGAATTGCCAAGTGATGGACATTATGGAGAGTTTGATTGTCAGTTGGTTGGCTATCATACCCCAGGTTCAGTTATTTTTTATCATAAACCGTCTAAGATTTTGTTTACGGGAGATTTTCTATGCTTCTTTGGAGACCCCTTATCACCAGATGGTTTAGTCTCTGCGGGACCTGAGCTTCGAGAGGAATGGCTGATGTATTTACGAAATGGCGGGGTGCTAGACAAACATCTTCCTCCGTTTCTTAGTGGGTTAGAAATCTTGTCTAGATTTAATCCTGAGGCAATGTGTTCTGGTCACGGAGGAGTCCTGACAGGTGAGATAAATGAGTTTATTCTAGCGTTATTGAAAGCGGGAGAAAAATTATTGGAGACCGCTCAATTAACTGAATAA
- a CDS encoding ABC transporter permease, translating to MRKLISLEIKKFKLISYIKNVLIANVVVMGVLCMLYFAEKSDGNIAFPSYDMAFGAFGSIIRSIFIIFAAVLISRLIIDEYKSNSISLMFMYPINRKKIIISKLIIVACFTFLTIFLSNLLVGSMFYLADSYFHFVPKALTTDVLVNGFLSMTLGAVASTGMALIPLYFGMKKKSVPATIVSAIVLVSISSSYTDNINLFSFIVVPIALALAGCVIAYLSFRNIEKVDIN from the coding sequence GTGCGTAAATTAATCAGTCTTGAAATAAAAAAGTTTAAGTTAATTTCTTATATAAAAAATGTGTTGATTGCTAATGTGGTTGTTATGGGCGTACTTTGTATGTTGTATTTTGCTGAAAAAAGTGATGGGAATATCGCATTTCCTAGCTATGACATGGCCTTCGGGGCATTTGGTAGTATTATTAGAAGCATCTTTATTATTTTTGCAGCCGTGCTGATTTCTAGGCTCATTATTGATGAATATAAGAGTAATTCTATTTCCTTGATGTTTATGTATCCGATTAATCGAAAGAAAATCATCATTTCTAAGTTGATTATTGTTGCGTGCTTCACATTCCTAACGATTTTCTTATCAAACCTCTTAGTTGGCAGCATGTTTTATTTAGCCGATTCCTATTTTCATTTTGTACCTAAGGCGTTAACAACAGATGTCTTAGTGAATGGATTTCTTAGCATGACCCTTGGCGCGGTTGCCTCAACAGGAATGGCATTAATTCCATTGTATTTTGGAATGAAGAAAAAGTCAGTTCCAGCCACGATAGTATCAGCGATTGTTTTGGTTTCAATCTCGAGCTCTTATACTGATAATATAAATCTTTTTTCGTTCATTGTCGTACCAATCGCCCTTGCTCTTGCTGGCTGCGTAATCGCTTATTTATCCTTTAGAAATATTGAAAAGGTGGATATTAATTAA
- a CDS encoding DUF4303 domain-containing protein: MKKLDYKRFEELLFRDCCRMIEEFSSTEHNRDVYSFCIYTQLDHGNIVLFINTLDSFNKKRSSGAYYTIEDPFYGLRNLKYSMNDFGFPFKFSKDIEEFASRHATQELDELEGWDPLIKGAINVCIQLDEQFNLLNLTEDFIAFNIIHDMDYDEQINLMKETVPLEKLYASFPEIARFEQLQFNLHQMSKEEQMNYWISAYEDFSTDTEGEKVNYLKACRRNKYDVINIIKSFGKDISPKLLSLLQTYGKSEELNHEFASLPKEERVKRVKEDKSGTLSVWTKEGKITHELIDLVKSTGDEEMIKPLHEILQFWFTKTIAYPYDGIGRNVSLLARALNSLSPGQFPYPSIDSGDRLENYHHFNLNL; this comes from the coding sequence ATGAAAAAGTTGGATTACAAGCGGTTTGAAGAATTACTGTTTCGGGATTGCTGTAGAATGATTGAAGAATTTTCAAGTACTGAACACAACAGAGACGTCTATTCCTTCTGTATTTACACACAATTAGACCACGGCAATATTGTCCTATTTATCAACACTTTGGATTCTTTTAATAAAAAAAGAAGTAGTGGCGCCTATTACACTATTGAAGATCCATTCTACGGGCTTAGAAATCTAAAATACAGCATGAATGACTTTGGATTTCCTTTTAAGTTCTCCAAAGATATAGAAGAATTCGCATCCCGCCATGCAACTCAAGAATTGGATGAGTTGGAAGGATGGGACCCCCTAATCAAAGGCGCTATCAATGTATGCATTCAATTGGATGAACAATTCAACTTATTGAACCTGACAGAGGATTTTATTGCTTTTAACATCATTCACGATATGGATTATGATGAACAGATCAACCTTATGAAAGAAACAGTCCCGTTGGAAAAATTGTATGCTTCCTTTCCGGAAATTGCGAGGTTCGAACAGCTGCAATTCAACCTTCACCAAATGAGCAAGGAGGAACAAATGAATTATTGGATATCTGCATATGAGGACTTTTCAACCGATACAGAGGGTGAGAAAGTCAACTATTTAAAGGCGTGCCGACGGAATAAGTATGATGTTATAAATATTATTAAAAGTTTTGGGAAAGACATTTCACCCAAATTATTATCATTACTTCAGACGTACGGGAAAAGTGAGGAATTAAACCATGAGTTCGCCTCTTTACCAAAAGAGGAAAGGGTAAAAAGGGTAAAAGAAGATAAAAGTGGAACTCTTAGTGTATGGACGAAGGAAGGAAAAATCACACACGAACTAATTGACCTAGTTAAATCAACGGGAGACGAAGAAATGATAAAGCCCTTGCACGAGATACTACAATTTTGGTTTACCAAAACAATTGCCTATCCATATGACGGTATCGGTAGGAATGTTTCTCTTCTTGCAAGAGCGTTGAATTCCCTATCTCCTGGTCAATTTCCTTATCCTTCTATAGACAGTGGAGATCGATTGGAGAACTATCATCATTTTAACTTAAACCTATAA
- a CDS encoding glycerophosphodiester phosphodiesterase, which produces MQQVVIEKTTKKKKRSVKVLKYLIPAILIFLLAVNFIPVKQISQKSFFKNNRPLVIAHQGGELLAPSNTMAAFTNAANMGVDVIETDLHITKDGYLVAIHDPTVDRTTNGHGSVADMTLKEIQKLDAGYHFKDLEGNYSYRGKGVYIPTAEEMFQTFGDMRIEMEIKDDNPPERMEEMAAKLWALIEKYHMQDKILVASFDQVILDTFNKYAKDRVATCGGKQEVKKFVVFHKFFLRNLYQPKTDSFQIPTADSGFDLTDQKLINGAHRRGQDISYWTIDDPIEMKKLLDAGADGILTNRPDLLLQLLAE; this is translated from the coding sequence ATGCAGCAAGTTGTAATTGAAAAAACAACGAAAAAGAAAAAACGCAGTGTAAAAGTCTTAAAATATTTAATTCCAGCCATCCTTATTTTCCTTTTAGCCGTTAATTTCATACCGGTTAAGCAAATAAGCCAAAAGAGCTTTTTCAAAAATAACCGGCCGTTAGTGATTGCCCATCAAGGCGGTGAGTTACTCGCTCCATCTAATACGATGGCGGCGTTTACGAACGCAGCAAATATGGGTGTGGATGTAATTGAGACCGATCTCCATATTACAAAAGATGGATATTTGGTTGCTATCCACGATCCGACAGTCGATCGGACAACGAACGGTCATGGATCGGTGGCAGACATGACATTGAAGGAAATCCAGAAGCTTGATGCTGGTTACCATTTTAAAGACCTTGAAGGCAACTATAGCTACCGTGGCAAAGGCGTCTATATCCCTACTGCTGAAGAAATGTTTCAGACGTTTGGTGATATGAGAATTGAAATGGAGATTAAGGACGACAATCCGCCTGAACGAATGGAAGAAATGGCTGCAAAACTATGGGCACTTATCGAGAAATATCACATGCAGGATAAAATTCTGGTGGCTTCTTTTGACCAAGTTATTCTTGATACTTTTAACAAGTATGCGAAGGACAGGGTAGCCACTTGCGGTGGAAAACAAGAGGTAAAGAAATTCGTTGTCTTCCATAAATTCTTCCTAAGGAACCTTTATCAGCCAAAAACCGATTCCTTTCAAATTCCCACCGCAGATAGCGGCTTTGATTTGACCGATCAGAAGTTAATTAACGGGGCACACCGACGCGGACAAGACATAAGCTATTGGACCATCGATGATCCAATAGAAATGAAGAAACTCTTAGATGCAGGTGCAGATGGAATCTTAACCAATCGTCCGGATTTACTTTTACAATTACTTGCTGAATAA
- a CDS encoding DUF3231 family protein, with protein MSANHEHIKLTAAELSYLWTSYLADSMSICMIKYFLQHIDDEDIKKVAVHSLDLSQQHVEHIRDIFTKEDIKVPQGFTDHDVNLKAKRLFSDIFYLKYIRNMAKGGLITYGRILQNVYRHDIRSFYAKCLTSTLELDTETVRILLEKGLVVRPPMIPYPQKVEFVHKQSFILEGLGRREPLTGTEVTNLYANIQSNHIGTSITTGFSQVAESKKVRNYFLRGKEIAMKHIKVFTSYLEMDSLPAPMSYDHEVTESTESPFSDKLMMFHFNLMIYAGIGNYGVAIAESQRSDMVIDYSRLNAEILKYSEDGAIIMIANGWLEQPPLAANRRELAKDKRK; from the coding sequence ATGAGCGCAAATCACGAACATATTAAGTTAACGGCAGCAGAATTGTCCTATTTGTGGACTTCATATCTTGCGGATAGTATGTCCATTTGCATGATCAAGTATTTTTTACAACACATAGATGATGAGGATATAAAAAAAGTTGCCGTGCACTCTTTGGATTTGTCGCAACAACATGTAGAACATATTCGGGACATTTTTACAAAAGAGGATATAAAAGTTCCACAAGGCTTTACTGACCATGATGTAAACTTAAAGGCCAAGCGGTTATTTTCAGATATTTTTTACTTAAAATATATTAGAAATATGGCTAAAGGCGGTCTGATTACATATGGCAGGATATTACAGAATGTCTATCGCCATGATATTCGTTCATTCTATGCCAAGTGCTTAACATCAACCCTTGAGCTAGACACCGAAACCGTAAGGATCCTACTAGAAAAAGGGTTAGTTGTTCGTCCACCAATGATTCCCTATCCCCAAAAGGTAGAGTTTGTTCATAAACAATCCTTTATTTTAGAAGGGCTTGGCAGACGGGAACCGCTGACTGGAACAGAGGTAACCAATTTATACGCGAATATCCAGTCTAACCATATTGGTACGAGTATCACTACTGGCTTTAGTCAGGTGGCGGAATCGAAAAAGGTCCGTAATTATTTCCTAAGAGGAAAAGAGATTGCCATGAAACACATTAAAGTGTTTACCAGTTATTTGGAGATGGATTCCCTTCCTGCTCCTATGTCTTATGACCATGAGGTAACGGAATCTACTGAATCACCTTTCTCTGATAAATTAATGATGTTTCATTTTAACCTGATGATTTATGCAGGTATAGGAAACTATGGAGTCGCTATTGCTGAGAGTCAGAGAAGTGACATGGTCATTGATTATTCACGTTTAAATGCCGAGATTCTAAAGTATTCGGAGGATGGAGCAATTATTATGATCGCAAATGGATGGTTAGAGCAACCTCCACTAGCTGCCAATCGAAGAGAGTTGGCAAAGGATAAAAGGAAATAG
- a CDS encoding response regulator transcription factor has product MKHKILLVEDDTSISDMVKGQFIKEGYEVVPAFDGEEALEVFSRNTFDLIMLDLMLPKLDGMEFLKIIREKSMIPVLIMSAKDGDLDKALGLGFGADDYIAKPFSMIELTARVKAAIRRATHYSRTEREQQKKVLTAGDLTLDLDNFSLHKNGTEIKLTSKEFHILKLFISHPSRVYTKAQIYSLVWDDEYYGDENVINVHMRRLREKIEDDPSSPNYIKTLWGIGYKLGEF; this is encoded by the coding sequence ATGAAACACAAAATATTGTTAGTGGAAGACGATACATCCATCAGTGATATGGTAAAAGGCCAATTTATAAAAGAAGGCTATGAGGTGGTACCTGCATTTGACGGGGAAGAAGCCCTTGAGGTATTTTCACGCAACACATTTGATTTGATTATGCTGGACTTAATGTTGCCTAAGCTTGATGGAATGGAATTTTTAAAAATTATCAGGGAGAAGAGCATGATCCCTGTATTAATCATGTCGGCAAAGGATGGGGATTTAGACAAAGCATTAGGATTAGGCTTTGGGGCCGATGATTATATTGCTAAGCCGTTTTCGATGATTGAGCTGACGGCAAGAGTGAAGGCGGCGATCAGAAGAGCGACACACTATTCGCGTACCGAACGGGAGCAACAGAAAAAGGTATTGACGGCTGGCGATTTAACTCTTGATTTAGATAATTTCTCCTTACATAAGAATGGCACCGAAATTAAACTAACATCAAAGGAATTTCATATTCTAAAACTATTTATCTCACACCCTAGCCGTGTGTACACAAAAGCACAAATTTATAGCTTAGTTTGGGATGATGAGTACTACGGGGATGAAAATGTAATCAACGTCCATATGAGAAGATTACGTGAAAAAATTGAGGATGATCCTTCTTCACCTAATTACATCAAAACCTTATGGGGAATTGGTTACAAGCTCGGGGAATTTTAA
- a CDS encoding sensor histidine kinase produces the protein MVIFLVIIIIGLASLNFLQYRSKKNDQSNLTYLHKKLQRIIHEQTDEKLLLHTDREDMKQLLIQINRLLEHNQKIMANYNKTEISMRKMLSNISHDLKTPLTVVLGYIEIMLNDYNRSQEETAELLQKVHGKTVEVLELIKKFFDLSKLESGDKDIPLTRVNMNEICRKNILNFYEALTSKGFEVAIEIPEENLYALGNEEELDRILNNLISNAIQYGSEGKVLGLTLRTDEKSVYVDVWDKGKGISSLHKDLVFERMYTLEDSRNKSYQGSGLGLTITKRLVEKMDGQIFLNSKPYEKTTFTIKLNRIMY, from the coding sequence ATGGTCATATTTTTAGTCATTATCATAATAGGATTAGCTTCACTAAACTTTTTACAATATCGGTCGAAAAAAAATGACCAGTCTAATTTAACGTATCTCCACAAAAAGCTGCAGCGAATCATCCATGAACAAACGGATGAAAAATTGCTACTACATACAGATCGTGAAGATATGAAACAGTTATTAATCCAAATTAATCGTCTTTTGGAACATAATCAGAAAATCATGGCAAACTACAATAAGACGGAAATATCTATGAGGAAAATGCTTTCTAACATCTCACATGATTTGAAAACACCACTGACAGTTGTGCTTGGCTACATTGAGATTATGTTAAATGACTATAATAGAAGCCAGGAAGAAACGGCTGAACTTTTGCAAAAAGTCCATGGGAAGACGGTGGAAGTTTTAGAACTTATTAAGAAGTTCTTTGATTTGTCTAAGCTTGAATCTGGGGATAAAGACATTCCACTCACAAGAGTGAACATGAATGAGATTTGCCGGAAAAATATATTAAACTTTTATGAGGCCCTCACATCAAAGGGGTTTGAGGTAGCAATCGAAATCCCAGAAGAAAATCTGTATGCTCTTGGAAACGAAGAGGAGTTAGACCGAATCTTAAATAATTTGATTTCTAATGCAATTCAATATGGTAGTGAGGGGAAAGTGCTTGGTCTGACACTTAGAACGGATGAAAAATCTGTGTATGTAGATGTATGGGATAAAGGAAAGGGCATTAGTTCACTCCATAAGGATTTGGTATTTGAAAGAATGTACACCTTGGAAGATTCCCGAAACAAATCGTATCAAGGAAGCGGGCTTGGTCTAACGATTACAAAGAGACTAGTAGAGAAAATGGACGGACAAATTTTTCTAAACAGTAAACCTTACGAAAAGACTACATTTACTATAAAACTCAATCGAATCATGTACTAA